A stretch of the Archangium violaceum genome encodes the following:
- a CDS encoding YgiQ family radical SAM protein: MATQTRYPHPFLPVTRADMQARGWEQLDIIIVSGDAYVDHPAFGPVLIARFLEGRGFKVGIIPQPDWHSAEPFKALGKPRLFFGVAAGNLDSMLNRLTAQKKNRSEDQYSPGGRTNCRPDRATIVYAQRCREAYPDVPIVLGGIEASLRRIAHYDYWSDKVRRSILMDAKADLLVFGMGERPIWEVADRLRRGEHIEDIRDVRGTAYIINDADMKAHEADPAKRAADQKVVVLPSYEEVVEDKTAFARMSRDFQMETNPGNGRPLAQRHGNRAVYFNSPARPLEDGAGKGESASVAMDELYDLTFNRVPHPMYKERIPAYETVKHSIVLMRGCFGGCTFCSITEHEGRVIQSRSAESVLREVRALRRMGDFRGTITDLGGPTANMYKLKCKSEDIEKRCRKLSCVHPGVCENLQTDHGPLIDVMRQVREEEGVKHVFIASGVRYDLAERSPEYVKELAAHHVGGQLSVAPEHVSPRVLEKMKKPGIESFERFQHMFACASEEAGKEQYDIPYFISGHPGSTLEDMVELALWLKKNGKRPRQVQDFIPTPMAVATAMYYTGIDPLKMEPVYTAKGLREKRLQKALLLYWNPEHWPLAREALTLAGREDLIGRGPNALVPPETPAEASRRKQAEARERQERPERRAR, from the coding sequence ATGGCCACGCAGACCCGCTATCCGCATCCCTTCCTTCCCGTCACCCGCGCCGACATGCAGGCCAGGGGTTGGGAGCAGCTCGACATCATCATCGTCTCCGGGGACGCGTACGTGGACCATCCCGCGTTCGGCCCGGTCCTCATCGCCCGCTTCCTCGAGGGCCGTGGGTTCAAGGTGGGCATCATCCCCCAGCCTGACTGGCACTCGGCCGAGCCCTTCAAGGCCCTGGGCAAGCCGAGGCTCTTCTTCGGGGTGGCCGCCGGCAACCTCGATTCGATGCTCAACCGGCTCACCGCGCAGAAGAAGAACCGCTCGGAGGACCAGTACAGCCCGGGGGGCCGCACCAACTGCCGGCCGGATCGCGCCACCATCGTCTACGCCCAGCGCTGCCGCGAGGCGTACCCGGACGTGCCCATCGTCCTCGGCGGCATCGAGGCCTCGCTGCGGCGCATCGCCCACTACGACTACTGGAGCGACAAGGTGCGCCGCTCCATCCTCATGGACGCCAAGGCGGACCTGCTCGTCTTCGGCATGGGCGAGCGCCCCATCTGGGAGGTGGCCGATCGCCTGCGCCGGGGTGAGCACATCGAGGACATCCGCGACGTGCGCGGCACCGCGTACATCATCAACGACGCGGACATGAAGGCCCACGAGGCGGATCCGGCGAAGAGGGCCGCGGACCAGAAGGTGGTGGTGCTGCCCTCGTACGAGGAGGTGGTGGAGGACAAGACGGCCTTCGCCCGCATGTCGCGCGACTTCCAGATGGAGACCAACCCCGGCAACGGGCGGCCCCTGGCGCAGCGGCACGGCAACCGCGCCGTCTACTTCAACTCCCCGGCGCGGCCGTTGGAGGACGGAGCGGGGAAGGGCGAGAGCGCGTCGGTGGCCATGGACGAGCTGTACGACCTGACCTTCAATCGTGTCCCGCACCCCATGTACAAGGAGCGCATCCCCGCCTACGAGACGGTGAAGCACTCCATCGTGTTGATGCGGGGCTGCTTCGGCGGGTGCACCTTCTGCTCCATCACCGAGCACGAGGGCCGCGTCATCCAGAGCCGTAGCGCGGAGAGCGTGCTGCGCGAGGTGCGGGCCCTGCGGCGCATGGGGGACTTCCGCGGCACCATCACGGACCTGGGTGGCCCCACGGCCAACATGTACAAGCTCAAGTGCAAGAGCGAGGACATCGAGAAGCGCTGCCGCAAGCTGTCGTGTGTGCACCCGGGCGTCTGCGAGAACCTGCAGACGGACCATGGGCCGCTCATCGACGTGATGCGGCAGGTGCGCGAGGAGGAGGGCGTCAAGCACGTCTTCATCGCCAGCGGCGTGCGGTACGACCTGGCCGAGCGCTCGCCCGAGTACGTGAAGGAGCTCGCCGCGCACCACGTGGGAGGCCAGCTCTCGGTGGCTCCCGAGCACGTGTCGCCCCGGGTGCTGGAGAAGATGAAGAAGCCCGGCATCGAGAGCTTCGAGCGCTTCCAGCACATGTTCGCCTGTGCCAGCGAGGAGGCGGGCAAGGAGCAGTACGACATCCCCTACTTCATCAGCGGGCACCCGGGCTCGACGCTCGAGGACATGGTGGAGCTGGCGCTGTGGCTGAAGAAGAATGGCAAGCGCCCGCGCCAGGTACAGGACTTCATCCCCACGCCGATGGCCGTGGCCACGGCCATGTACTACACGGGGATCGATCCGCTGAAGATGGAGCCCGTCTACACGGCGAAGGGACTCCGGGAGAAGCGGCTGCAGAAGGCACTGTTGCTCTACTGGAACCCCGAGCACTGGCCGCTGGCGCGCGAGGCGCTGACGCTGGCGGGCCGGGAGGACCTCATCGGTCGCGGGCCGAACGCGCTGGTGCCTCCAGAGACGCCCGCGGAGGCCTCGCGCCGCAAGCAGGCCGAGGCCCGTGAGCGGCAGGAGCGCCCGGAGCGACGGGCACGCTGA
- a CDS encoding CheR family methyltransferase produces MGEALARAVVEGEDALEDIELELLLEGIMRRYGMDFRGYARASLRRRVWNMVHAQKLGNISELQAKVLHEPARMGELLQHLSVNTTTMFRDPSFFVAFREKVVPHLFSAPFVRIWHAGCSTGEEVYSLAILLMEAGLYERSRIYATDMNASVVERAKSGIFPLEHMREYTANYLRAGGAAAFSDYYTANYDHAIFKAPLRKNIVFAQHNLVSDGTFNEFNVILCRNVLIYFGTQLQERVHRLLHQSLRRFGVLAMGRGETLRHTVLENDYDELDGQERLYRRRA; encoded by the coding sequence ATGGGCGAAGCGCTGGCACGGGCGGTGGTGGAGGGCGAGGATGCCCTGGAGGACATCGAGCTGGAGCTCCTCCTCGAGGGCATCATGCGGCGCTACGGAATGGACTTCCGTGGCTATGCCCGCGCATCGCTGAGGCGGCGTGTGTGGAACATGGTGCATGCCCAGAAGCTGGGGAACATCTCCGAGCTTCAGGCGAAGGTGCTGCACGAGCCCGCCAGGATGGGGGAGTTGCTGCAGCACCTGTCGGTGAACACCACCACCATGTTCCGCGACCCGAGCTTCTTCGTGGCGTTTCGCGAGAAGGTGGTGCCCCACCTCTTCTCGGCGCCCTTCGTGCGCATCTGGCACGCGGGGTGTTCCACGGGCGAGGAGGTGTACTCCCTGGCCATCCTCCTCATGGAGGCGGGGCTGTACGAGCGCAGCCGCATCTACGCCACGGACATGAACGCGAGCGTGGTGGAGCGGGCCAAGTCCGGCATCTTCCCGCTGGAGCACATGCGCGAGTACACCGCCAACTACCTGCGGGCCGGCGGCGCGGCGGCCTTCAGCGACTACTACACGGCCAACTACGACCACGCCATCTTCAAGGCCCCGCTGCGCAAGAACATCGTCTTCGCGCAGCACAACCTGGTGAGCGACGGCACGTTCAACGAGTTCAACGTGATTCTGTGCCGCAACGTGCTCATCTACTTCGGCACGCAGTTGCAGGAGCGGGTGCACCGGCTGCTGCACCAGTCCCTGCGGCGCTTCGGCGTGCTCGCGATGGGCCGCGGCGAGACGCTTCGCCACACGGTGCTCGAGAACGACTACGACGAGCTGGACGGCCAGGAGCGCCTCTACCGGCGCCGCGCCTGA
- a CDS encoding HAMP domain-containing protein — MATQPDKAQSDNALDPKLLLKTLQSVRKGDFSVRMPEDRTGTTGKIYDTLNEIITLNEAMTHEFERISQVVGREGRISQRISVNSAAGGWQASVEAVNSLITDLVQPTTEVARVIGAVAKGDLTQTMALEFEGRALKGEFLRTAQVVNSTVTQLASFASEVTRVAREVGTEGKLGGQAVLRGVSGTWKELTDSVNLMASKLTDQVRDIAKVTTAVANGDLTKKITVDAKGEILELKNTINTMVDQLSSFASEVTRVAREVGTEGKLGGQAVVQGVSGTWKDLTDNVNSMASGLTAQVRNIAEVTTAVARGDLSKKITVDVRGEILALKNTINTMVDQLSSFASEVTRVAKEVGTEGKLGGQAQVEGVAGTWKDLTDNVNSMAGSLTTQVRDIAKVTTAVANGDLSKKVTVDVKGEILELKNTINTMVDQLSSFASEVTRVAREVGTEGKLGGQAIVRGVAGTWKDLTDNVNSMASGLTAQVRDIAKVATAVANGDLGQKVTVDVKGEILELKNTINKMVDNLNTFSGEVTRVAREVGTEGKLGGQAKVEGVSGTWKDLTDSVNSMAGSLTTQVRDIADVTTAVARGDLSKKVTVDVKGEILELKNTINKMVDNLNTFSGEVTRVAREVGTEGKLGGQAKVEGVSGTWKDLTDNVNSMASGLTDQVRNIAEVTTAVARGDLSKKITVDAKGEILELKNTINTMVDQLSSFASEVTRVAREVGTEGKLGGQAIVQGVSGTWKDLTDNVNSMASGLTAQVRNIAEVTTAVARGDLSKKITVDAKGEILALKNTINTMVDQLSSFASEVTRVAKEVGTEGKLGGQAQVEGVAGTWKDLTDNVNSMAGSLTTQVRDIAKVTTAVANGDLSKKVTVDVKGEILELKNTINTMVDQLSSFASEVTRVAREVGTEGKLGGQAVVRGVAGTWKDLTDSVNSMAGGLTAQVRDIAKVTTAVANGDLSKKVTVDVKGEILELKNTINTMVDQLSSFASEVTRVAKEVGTEGKLGGQAQVKGVSGTWKDLTDNVNSMAGGLTDQVRNIAEVTTAVARGDLSKKITVDVKGEILELKNTINTMVDQLSSFASEVTRVAKEVGTEGKLGGQAQVKGVSGTWKDLTDNVNSMAGNLTAQVRDIAKVTAAVANGDLSKKVTVDVKGELAELKGTINTMVDQLSSFASEVTRVAREVGTEGKLGGQAQVQGVAGIWKDLTDNVNSMASNLTAQVRGIATVVTAVAAGDLKRKLALAAKGEIAALADTINGMIDTLATFADQVTTVAREVGIEGKLGGQAKVPGAAGTWRDLTDNVNSMAGSLTTQVRSIAEVATAVAKGDLTRSISVEAQGEMAALKDNINQMIANLRDTTQKNTEQDWLKTNLARFTRLLQGQRELETVSKLILKELAPLVQAQHGVFYLMDGTDKQQTLRLLSTYAYRERKSLANSFKLGEGLVGQCAVEKERILLTDVPDDYIRINSGLGEAKPLNIVVLPVIFEGQVKAVVELASFYRFSETHLSFLDQLTESIGIVLNTIAAGMRTEELLKQSQSLADELRSQQQELTETNRRLEQQAKSLQASEERLKQQQEELQQTNEELEERSRLLQVQNMEVERKNREIEQAKLALEERAQQLALSSKYKSEFLANMSHELRTPLNSLLILSKLLAENSEGNLSGRQVEFAQTIHGAGSDLLSLINDILDLSKIESGMMSVDVDEVSLNSLKDFVERTFRQMALDKKLGFKLEFAQALPSHILTDGRRLQQVLKNLLANAFKFTEEGHVILDVRPARGGWSNDHSILNQGGSVLAFSVIDTGIGIAENKQKIIFEAFQQADGTTSRKYGGTGLGLSISREIAKLLGGEIKVISAPGKGSTFTLYVPQTYVPPPSQLRPPLPNGNGNGNGASANRVASEERLNALRAEVEAVVQDAELAREEEVEDDRRTIQPGDRTLLIIEDDIVFARIILGLAREKGFKGLVALRGDTGLAMARQYRPDAITLDIGLPVIDGWNLLDRLKHDSRTRHIPVHIISASEEERSRGLRLGALAVLQKPASREVLGEALSRVKGFIERPVKNLLVVEDDQRQRESIVSLIGNGDVKTTPVGSGQEALEAMKEKYFDCVVLDLGLPDMTGLQLIEQMKAMGHTPPIIVYTGKELTEEEETVLKRVTDAIIIKSVKSPEQLLDETALFLHRVEANLPENKRAMIKQVHQNDPVLAGKKVLVVDDDVRNIFALTSVLEKHKMQVLYAENGRKGIDIIRGTPDLNVVLMDVMMPEMDGYETMRAIRQVNELKTLPIIALTAKAMKGDREKCIDAGASDYITKPVETDQLLSLLRVWLFRTSDRNNG; from the coding sequence ATGGCAACGCAGCCCGACAAGGCGCAGTCCGACAACGCGCTCGACCCCAAACTCCTCCTCAAGACGCTCCAGTCCGTCCGCAAGGGTGACTTCAGCGTGCGGATGCCCGAGGACCGGACCGGAACCACGGGGAAGATCTACGACACGCTCAACGAGATCATCACCCTCAACGAGGCGATGACGCACGAGTTCGAGCGCATCAGCCAGGTGGTGGGCCGCGAGGGCCGTATCTCCCAGCGCATCTCGGTCAACAGCGCCGCGGGTGGCTGGCAGGCGTCCGTGGAAGCGGTGAACTCGCTCATCACCGACCTGGTCCAGCCCACCACCGAGGTGGCTCGCGTCATCGGCGCGGTGGCCAAGGGTGACCTCACCCAGACCATGGCGCTCGAGTTCGAGGGCCGCGCCCTCAAGGGCGAGTTCCTCCGCACCGCTCAGGTGGTCAACAGCACCGTCACCCAGCTCGCCTCGTTCGCCAGCGAGGTGACCCGCGTGGCCCGCGAAGTGGGTACCGAAGGTAAGCTGGGCGGCCAGGCCGTGCTGCGTGGCGTGTCCGGCACCTGGAAGGAGCTCACCGACAGCGTGAACCTGATGGCGAGCAAGCTCACCGACCAGGTGCGCGACATCGCCAAGGTGACCACCGCCGTGGCCAACGGTGATCTGACCAAGAAGATCACCGTGGACGCGAAGGGCGAAATCCTCGAGCTCAAGAACACCATCAACACGATGGTCGATCAGCTCTCGTCCTTCGCTTCCGAAGTGACCCGCGTGGCCCGCGAAGTGGGTACCGAAGGAAAGCTCGGTGGTCAGGCCGTGGTGCAGGGCGTGTCCGGCACCTGGAAGGACCTCACCGACAACGTGAACAGCATGGCCAGCGGCCTCACCGCCCAGGTGCGCAACATCGCCGAGGTGACCACCGCCGTGGCCCGCGGTGACCTGTCCAAGAAGATCACCGTGGACGTGAGGGGTGAGATCCTCGCCCTGAAGAACACCATCAACACGATGGTGGACCAGCTCTCCTCGTTCGCCTCGGAGGTGACCCGCGTCGCCAAGGAAGTGGGCACCGAGGGCAAGCTGGGTGGCCAGGCCCAGGTGGAGGGTGTCGCCGGTACGTGGAAGGACCTCACCGACAACGTGAACAGCATGGCCGGCTCGCTCACCACGCAGGTGCGCGACATCGCCAAGGTGACCACCGCCGTCGCCAATGGTGACCTGTCCAAGAAGGTCACCGTGGATGTGAAGGGCGAGATCCTCGAGCTGAAGAACACCATCAACACGATGGTGGATCAGCTCTCCTCCTTCGCTTCCGAAGTGACCCGCGTTGCCCGTGAAGTGGGTACGGAAGGAAAGCTGGGCGGCCAGGCCATCGTGCGTGGCGTCGCCGGCACCTGGAAGGACCTCACCGACAACGTGAACTCGATGGCCAGCGGCCTCACCGCCCAGGTGCGTGATATCGCCAAGGTGGCGACCGCCGTGGCCAACGGAGACCTCGGGCAGAAGGTCACCGTGGATGTGAAGGGTGAGATCCTCGAGCTGAAGAACACCATCAACAAGATGGTGGACAACCTGAACACCTTCTCCGGCGAGGTGACCCGCGTCGCCCGCGAGGTGGGTACCGAGGGCAAGCTGGGGGGACAGGCCAAGGTCGAGGGCGTGTCCGGCACCTGGAAGGACCTCACCGACAGCGTGAACTCGATGGCCGGTTCGCTCACCACCCAGGTGCGCGACATCGCGGACGTCACCACGGCGGTGGCCCGCGGCGACCTCTCCAAGAAGGTCACCGTGGACGTGAAGGGTGAGATCCTCGAGCTGAAGAACACCATCAACAAGATGGTCGACAACCTCAACACCTTCTCGGGCGAGGTGACGCGCGTCGCTCGCGAGGTGGGTACGGAGGGCAAGCTCGGCGGTCAGGCCAAGGTGGAAGGCGTCAGCGGCACGTGGAAGGACCTCACGGACAACGTGAACTCCATGGCCAGCGGCCTCACCGATCAGGTGCGCAACATCGCCGAGGTGACCACCGCCGTGGCCCGCGGCGACCTGTCCAAGAAGATCACCGTCGATGCCAAGGGTGAGATCCTCGAGCTGAAGAACACCATCAACACGATGGTGGATCAGCTCTCGTCCTTCGCCTCCGAAGTGACCCGCGTCGCTCGCGAGGTGGGTACGGAGGGCAAGCTGGGGGGTCAGGCCATCGTGCAGGGCGTGTCCGGCACCTGGAAGGACCTCACCGACAACGTGAACAGCATGGCCAGCGGCCTCACCGCCCAGGTGCGTAACATCGCCGAGGTGACGACCGCCGTGGCCCGCGGCGACCTGTCCAAGAAGATCACCGTCGATGCCAAGGGCGAGATCCTCGCCCTGAAGAACACCATCAACACGATGGTGGACCAGCTCTCCTCGTTCGCCTCGGAGGTGACCCGCGTCGCCAAGGAAGTGGGCACCGAGGGCAAGCTGGGTGGCCAGGCCCAGGTGGAGGGTGTCGCCGGTACGTGGAAGGACCTCACCGACAACGTGAACAGCATGGCCGGCTCGCTCACCACGCAGGTGCGCGACATCGCCAAGGTGACCACCGCCGTCGCCAACGGTGACCTGTCCAAGAAGGTCACGGTGGACGTGAAGGGCGAGATCCTCGAGCTGAAGAACACCATCAACACGATGGTGGATCAGCTCTCGTCCTTCGCTTCCGAAGTGACCCGCGTGGCGCGCGAGGTGGGCACCGAAGGAAAGCTGGGCGGCCAGGCCGTGGTGCGCGGCGTCGCCGGTACGTGGAAGGACCTCACCGACAGCGTGAACAGCATGGCCGGTGGCCTCACCGCCCAGGTGCGTGACATCGCCAAGGTGACGACCGCCGTCGCCAACGGCGACCTGAGCAAGAAGGTCACCGTCGACGTAAAGGGCGAGATCCTCGAGCTCAAGAACACCATCAACACGATGGTGGACCAGCTCTCCTCGTTCGCCTCCGAAGTGACCCGCGTCGCCAAGGAGGTGGGTACGGAAGGAAAGCTCGGGGGTCAGGCCCAGGTGAAGGGTGTCAGCGGCACCTGGAAGGACCTCACCGACAACGTGAACAGCATGGCCGGTGGCCTCACCGACCAGGTGCGCAACATCGCCGAGGTGACCACCGCCGTTGCTCGCGGTGACCTGTCCAAGAAGATCACCGTGGACGTGAAGGGTGAGATCCTGGAGCTCAAGAACACCATCAACACGATGGTGGACCAGCTCTCCTCGTTCGCCTCCGAAGTGACCCGCGTCGCCAAGGAAGTGGGTACGGAAGGAAAGCTCGGTGGTCAGGCCCAGGTGAAGGGCGTCAGCGGCACCTGGAAGGACCTCACCGACAACGTGAACAGCATGGCCGGCAACCTCACCGCCCAGGTGCGTGACATCGCCAAGGTGACGGCGGCCGTGGCCAACGGAGACCTGAGCAAGAAGGTCACCGTCGACGTGAAGGGCGAGCTGGCCGAGCTCAAGGGCACCATCAACACGATGGTGGATCAGCTCTCGTCCTTCGCCTCGGAAGTGACGCGCGTCGCTCGCGAGGTGGGTACCGAAGGAAAGCTGGGTGGCCAGGCCCAGGTGCAGGGCGTCGCCGGCATCTGGAAGGACCTCACCGACAACGTGAACAGCATGGCCAGCAACCTCACCGCCCAGGTGCGCGGCATCGCCACGGTCGTGACCGCGGTCGCCGCCGGTGACCTGAAGCGCAAGCTGGCCCTCGCCGCCAAGGGTGAGATCGCCGCCCTGGCCGACACCATCAACGGGATGATCGACACGCTGGCCACCTTCGCCGATCAGGTGACCACGGTGGCCCGCGAGGTGGGTATCGAAGGAAAGCTGGGCGGCCAGGCCAAGGTGCCCGGCGCGGCCGGCACGTGGCGCGACCTCACGGACAACGTGAACTCGATGGCCGGTTCGCTCACCACCCAGGTGCGCTCCATCGCGGAAGTCGCCACCGCCGTTGCCAAGGGCGACCTGACCCGCAGCATCTCGGTCGAGGCCCAGGGAGAGATGGCCGCCCTGAAGGACAACATCAACCAGATGATCGCCAACCTGCGTGACACCACGCAGAAGAACACCGAGCAGGACTGGCTGAAGACCAACCTCGCGCGCTTCACCCGCCTGCTGCAGGGTCAGCGCGAGCTGGAGACGGTCTCCAAGCTCATCCTCAAGGAGCTGGCGCCCCTGGTCCAGGCGCAGCACGGCGTCTTCTACCTCATGGACGGTACCGACAAGCAGCAGACGCTGCGGCTGCTGTCCACCTACGCCTACCGGGAGCGCAAGAGCCTCGCCAACTCCTTCAAGCTGGGCGAGGGCCTGGTGGGTCAGTGCGCCGTGGAGAAGGAGCGCATCCTCCTCACGGACGTGCCGGACGACTACATCCGCATCAACAGCGGGCTGGGTGAGGCCAAGCCGCTCAACATCGTGGTGCTGCCCGTCATCTTCGAGGGCCAGGTGAAGGCCGTCGTCGAGCTGGCCAGCTTCTACCGGTTCAGCGAGACACATCTCTCCTTCCTCGACCAGCTCACCGAGTCCATCGGCATCGTGCTCAACACGATCGCCGCCGGCATGCGCACGGAGGAGCTGCTCAAGCAGTCGCAGAGCCTCGCCGACGAGCTGCGCAGCCAGCAGCAGGAGCTCACCGAGACCAACCGCCGCCTGGAGCAGCAGGCCAAGAGCCTCCAGGCCTCCGAGGAGCGCCTCAAGCAGCAGCAGGAGGAGCTGCAGCAGACCAACGAGGAGCTCGAGGAGCGCAGCCGCCTCCTGCAGGTGCAGAACATGGAGGTCGAGCGCAAGAACCGCGAGATCGAACAGGCCAAGCTGGCCCTCGAGGAGCGCGCCCAGCAGCTCGCCCTGTCCTCCAAGTACAAGAGCGAGTTCCTGGCCAACATGAGCCACGAGCTGCGCACGCCGCTCAACAGCCTGCTCATCCTCTCCAAGCTGCTGGCGGAGAACTCCGAGGGCAACCTCAGCGGCCGTCAGGTGGAGTTCGCTCAAACCATCCACGGCGCGGGCAGCGATCTGCTCTCCCTCATCAACGACATCCTGGATCTGTCGAAGATCGAGTCCGGAATGATGAGCGTGGATGTGGACGAGGTGTCGCTCAACAGCCTGAAGGACTTCGTGGAGCGCACCTTCCGCCAGATGGCGTTGGACAAGAAGCTGGGCTTCAAGCTGGAGTTCGCCCAGGCGCTGCCCTCACACATCCTCACCGACGGGCGCCGGCTGCAGCAGGTGCTCAAGAACCTGTTGGCCAACGCCTTCAAGTTCACCGAGGAAGGCCACGTCATCCTCGACGTGCGCCCGGCCCGCGGCGGATGGAGCAACGATCACTCCATCCTCAACCAGGGGGGCTCGGTGCTCGCCTTCTCCGTCATCGACACGGGCATTGGCATCGCGGAGAACAAGCAGAAGATCATCTTCGAGGCCTTCCAGCAGGCGGATGGCACCACCAGCCGCAAGTACGGCGGTACCGGTCTGGGTCTGTCCATCAGCCGGGAGATCGCCAAGCTGCTGGGTGGCGAAATCAAGGTGATCAGCGCCCCGGGCAAGGGCAGCACCTTCACCCTCTACGTGCCGCAGACGTACGTGCCGCCGCCCAGCCAGCTGCGCCCGCCGCTGCCCAACGGCAATGGCAACGGCAATGGCGCCAGCGCCAACCGGGTGGCGTCCGAGGAGCGGCTCAACGCCCTGCGCGCGGAGGTGGAAGCCGTGGTGCAGGACGCGGAGCTGGCCCGCGAGGAGGAGGTCGAGGACGACCGGCGCACCATCCAGCCGGGGGACCGGACGCTGCTCATCATCGAGGATGACATCGTCTTCGCCCGCATCATCCTCGGCCTGGCGCGCGAGAAGGGCTTCAAGGGACTGGTGGCGCTGCGCGGCGACACGGGTCTGGCCATGGCGCGCCAGTACCGGCCGGATGCCATCACCCTGGACATCGGGCTGCCCGTCATCGACGGGTGGAACCTGCTGGATCGCCTCAAGCACGACAGCCGCACCCGCCACATCCCGGTGCACATCATCTCCGCCAGCGAGGAGGAGCGCAGCCGCGGCCTGAGGTTGGGCGCCCTGGCGGTGCTGCAGAAGCCGGCCAGCCGCGAGGTCCTGGGCGAGGCCCTGTCGCGGGTGAAGGGCTTCATCGAGCGGCCGGTGAAGAACCTGCTGGTGGTGGAGGACGATCAGCGTCAGCGCGAGAGCATCGTCAGCCTCATCGGCAACGGCGACGTGAAGACGACTCCGGTGGGCAGCGGACAGGAAGCCCTGGAGGCCATGAAGGAGAAGTACTTCGACTGCGTGGTGCTGGACCTGGGCCTGCCGGACATGACGGGCCTGCAGCTCATCGAGCAGATGAAGGCGATGGGTCACACCCCGCCCATCATCGTCTACACCGGCAAGGAGCTGACCGAGGAGGAGGAGACGGTCCTCAAGCGCGTCACCGACGCCATCATCATCAAGAGCGTCAAGTCGCCCGAGCAGCTGCTGGACGAGACGGCGCTCTTCCTGCACCGCGTGGAGGCCAACCTCCCCGAGAACAAGCGGGCGATGATCAAGCAGGTGCACCAGAACGATCCGGTGCTGGCCGGCAAGAAGGTCCTGGTGGTGGACGACGACGTGCGCAACATCTTCGCCCTCACCAGCGTGCTGGAGAAGCACAAGATGCAGGTGCTCTACGCGGAGAACGGCCGCAAGGGCATCGACATCATCCGCGGCACGCCGGACCTCAACGTGGTCCTCATGGACGTGATGATGCCGGAGATGGACGGCTACGAGACCATGCGCGCCATCCGCCAGGTCAACGAGCTGAAGACGCTCCCCATCATCGCGCTCACCGCCAAGGCGATGAAGGGCGACCGCGAGAAGTGCATCGACGCGGGCGCCAGCGACTACATCACCAAGCCGGTGGAGACGGATCAGCTGCTCAGCCTCCTGCGCGTGTGGCTGTTCCGCACCTCGGATCGCAACAACGGGTAA